ATTTCTTAAGCCTTGCATATACACTTAAAACTTGGATTCTGAATGGAAAAGTATAATTTAAGGGTAAGAAACGTAGGCCATGCTCTTTGGCCTCTAGATTAACAGATACTGCTGTTAATGTATTGATGAAGAATGTGAATTCCATTCACTCAGGAATTTTCTTGCCAGGCATACCTGGTTTAAGAAGCCTCACTTAGCTGTTCCTTGAGTATTTCAGCAGCTCTCTTCAATTCtggtattttcagttttaacagAATTGTGCCAATGGAGGTATCAAAATTTGAAATGAACCTGAAATGATTCAGGAGGCCTGCAGATTCCTATGGACATATGTATCAGCTCCCACTGCAGTTCaaactttacatttttattagattatttttattagatttagGTAATTGCTGTGCTGTTTCTGTTGTGAGTAGGTCTTGGAGTGACAGCTTTAGACACTGCAGCCCACCTAACTCCCAGACACACTGTAGATTACAGGGTTTCCATGTGTTCTGCTACAGTTTCCTGCAAAACAGGCATGTAGTGTGAAGACATAAATGTCTAAGCCACATGTTCTGCGTGCTATATGATAAAATTATAGAGTaagtaaacataaaaataaaatcagcccTTTGATATTGCTTCTGCTTATCTAATTGTAATGTAAACAGTATTCTCCATCAGCCAGAGACAGCTCTGGAACCTGGAACAAGGTATGGAaaggctggaggcagcacaTACTAAAACTCATGAAGGTGAGGGGTGGAAGGAAGATTGCAAGATTTCTAGAAGATctagaaattaaaagaaaagagtttATTTTGGTAAAGGAAGTGAAGGAGATGAATAAATACCAGAGGAAGGTGTCATGCAGATGCTGGGTCTGGAGTCAGCCTCTGGTTAGGTGGATAGATCTTGggtgggtggatggatggatggatggatggatggatctgAGCTGGGCCTTGTGAAAACTGCCCTCTGGTTCAAGGAGAATCTGCCCATgaaaatttccttaaaaagagCTGATAACAGAAAACTTCAGCTGGCTCATAGTCCATTCCTCTTCCACTTTTTTACAAGTGAACTGCTTGCAGCCCACTGGGCTACTAAATTTGTGCATGTATCTCTAGGGCAGTCTTCCATATCAGAGTATCTTTAAGTTATGGACAAACCCTAATTTAAAACAGGATATATTGTGATGTTAATAcaagaaatttctctttctttgctaGGAGTAGAAAAGATGAAATCCATGTCACAACTTGCTGTTCTATCGAGACGATGGAGGCCATCAGAGATGAAATTAGATTCTTTCCAGGAAGTTGTACTagaaagcagcagtgtggaAGAATTAAAAGAGAAGGTAAAACATGTAACGTGATGCAAGCTTCTTGTGATGACCAAGAGCCTTATTGATGTTCTCTGCTGGGAAGCACAAGGATGTCATAGCTCCAAAAATCTTGTTGCatggtgtttatttttccccaggagCTGATAACCTGTCCCATCCCATTACCAAACCACACGAATTACCAACTTTGCTTCTCTTAGTTTCACATCATGGTCTGGTCTGAAAGTTCTCAAGTGAATACATGCAAAAAAAAGTCACCTCTTGAAGTTCAAGCAGCTTAATTGTACTTGTGTCCCTTAACCTCAAAAAACACACTTGAGAGAAAAGCTAAGTTGTTGCCTCTTGGTGTTTTTTCAAGCTAATGTTTTGTTATTCCAAAGTCCCAAACCTTTCAGCCTCCTCATTTTGAATTTGAGAGCTGTTGCTGAGGAGTGGTGTTGCTGTATCAAGTAGGTtgaactgtgttttgtttgggtaGAGGTATGGCTGTGGTACAGATTGGTTTTACTCTAGCaggtgagcagagctgtgtcatGCCAGCAGAAATCTGGAGGAGGAGTGTCTCCTGTTGAGACTGTTCTGTTAATCCAGTGTAACACAGGGCTCCACACTTGGAGAAAGGTTTATTTATATGTGGCAATGCCCAATTGTTAGGATGCCACCTTGGGTGTTGAGGCCAGTGAAAATGCTGGTGTCAGTGACCCTGAGAATTGATAAAGTGTAGGGTGTTAGTCCACAGGCTGGCTTTGTGTTTTCCACAGGTTAAGCTGTGGCTGCTTTCCTGCATTCCTCAGGGAGAAATGAAGTTATGACTCCAGGTTCTTGCATGCAGTCAAGAATTCCTCCTCACTTGTATCTGAAGAAAGAGTTGGCTGCCCTTGTTTTCTTGCCTTAAGAATTGATGTGCAGGGagcaattttgtttttgtagttCTGCTAGGAGGTGCAGATGTGTGGAGGTGGGTCTCAGACAGGAATACtttcagctgtgcctgctctcaGGTTGACTGGATAGCACCTTCCCTGTCACACAGGCTTTAACATGAGGCACTTGGTCTCTTTGTATCTTTGtatcaattaattaattgtttctataaactttttttttgtctccccTTCAGTATTAAGAGAAGTGTGGTGAAATGCTGTCACAGCAAGCATCACTTGTGACACACACTGGTAACTCCAGAAATGTCAAGAATTTGTCCTTGTCACTGTGCTTTTGTCCACTGGAGGACTTGCAGATAATTCTCCATTTGGCAGCTGGTGACTTTAGTAAACACTGTGTAATGTTGCTTTGGAATAGTATTAAATCCACCATTTCTCTCCACAGCTAAGTGAAATAAGTGGAATACCCTTAGAAAACATTGAATTTGCAAAGGTAAGTAagattttgtgtatttttacctttgaatGGCACAGGTGTGTGATGATGAGTTTACTGCATTCAGTAAGTAATGGCTTTTTTCAGGGTAGAGGAACCTTTCCATGTGACATTTCCATACTAGAGATTCATCAAGACTTGGACTGGAATCCAAAAGTATCTACATTGAATGTCTGGCCCCTGTACATTTGTGATGATGGTGCAGTAATATTTTATAGGTAAGTATTTCATTACAGTATAATCAACCATGCCAAAAAAACCTGTGGTTAACATTTGTGGGGTGATGTAATGGACAGGAACATAAAATACTCTTTGTTACCTTAAAGAAAAGGTTTAAAGtgttcagctgaaatatttgtgcTCCTCAGCTTCCTAAAAGCCTAaatattaattaagaaaatggGCACTGCACCTTTTTACTCAATCCTCCCTCCCAAACCACTGAAATTAAAGTTAGTTGCTATGCTTGAGTGTGTATCtggatttaatttcttaaaatagaaCCATATCCCACATGAAGTTAGTGAGAGCCTTGCTGTAGGTTTTGGAGAGCAAGGATTTTACTATCTGAGTTTATTCCTTTGAGAAATCAGTACAGATTCTTTCTAAAAAGCCTGTTATGCTAAAAATTCTGTTAATGTGAAAAATGCTGCTGGCAGtagcccagggcaggagctgaggactGAGAGCTTGAATATTGTCATTTCTCCTAAAGCTGGTGGGTGGGGCAGCCTCATGGACACATTGCTGGGGCATTTTGCATAATTGCACGTGAGCTGGGCAAAAGCAGCTggttaaaaagataaaaacgTGCTGGTCCTGATGGAAATGGCTTGGGGGAACAGCTGGTAGGGGCTGGCTGAcacactgctgccagctgctggcaccgggaccaaaagcagagcagggctgtggctgtaacaaagagagcaggagaggtggAGGAGTGTGGGCTTGGTTCTTGCCCTGGTCTCTAGTCTGCCAGGACACCCAATgcttctgctggaaaagcagctctggacaCATTGCCTGTTCCTGcagaataaaggaataaagaataaattccTGAGAAATATTACACTTAGCTGTGGATTTCACCGAGCTGCTCCAAGCGAAAAAGGAAGCAGGAGTCTACTTGTGGGTACGGTATTGATCTGAATTTGAACGTGTGTTTACACTTTAGGGATAAAACTGAAGAATTAATGGAATTAACAGATGAGCAAAGAAATGAActgatgaaaaaagaaagcagcagactGCAGAAAACTGGACACCGGGTAACCTACTCTCCCCGTAAAGAAAAAGCACTAAAAATTTATCTGGATGGAGCACCAAATAAAGATTTGACTCAAGACTGATACTCGCTATAGCATTTTCcctggggaattttttttgtttccaatcAAAAGGTTCACTACTACTGTGTAGTGCCATTATGGCAGGACATTCATTAGGTGTAAGGCGCTGCCACCAGCACGGCCGTGCCGGCCGCAGGCAGCGCCCGCCGCGCACCGGGGACTTGGAATCATGTTGTGCACTATAGTCAAATGTACTGTAAAGCTAAAAGGGATGTGCAAATAAAAGATTAGAACTCAAAAGTGGGCGGGGAGGGAAACGAGTGGCAGTTGTTGAGGACAGTGTGCACATAGTAGCTAGTGAAACTAGCCTCCAACAGGATACTCATAGCTTAATAATAAAAGCTGTGCAAAGGCCATGAAAGAatccttttctctgtttgtttcACTGATACACGCATTACCTCATCAGAGAGTCTGGAGTAAACCTTAACACGTGGGTTCCAGGGAGGCAGCGGGGGAGTGCTGCAAGTGTCAGGTCTAACAATCTTCTTCCACAAAGCAGGGGCTCACTGGGGTGtctgcaggaagctgctgccGGGCAGTGATGGTTTGCAGAAGTGCTGGTGGAAGGGAAAGTGGTTTTTCATAGGTTCCCCATGAGCAGCTCTAGTGTATTGCGTTGGATTGTAAATAAAATCTGCCCTACCCCTTTCCCAGAGCTATTCAGCTGTTTCCCATGCTGTTTCTTTACACATATCGACATTCGTTGTGTACATTTGGAAGTGTAGTTGCCTATTTAAATCTGTATTCATTTTATGTTTGACGATGCTGGCTACTTTAGGCTTGTACTTCCCCTTGTTAAtgaagttttccttctgttctgctactttttgtacattttgtttttaagactATTTCAAGTTTGCATCTTCTCCACCTGCTGAAAGtcagtttgtttttcccagaGTTGATTCCATAGCTTTATGTAGTCAAATATTGGGGCAACCTCTTAACACCTCAACGTACGAACTCGGTAGTTCAGGCTGTGGTGCAGAGACTGATGCAGTCAACATGATTTCATTGCAAAGCCTAGGAACAGCAATTTTTTGCTTTGGTCCATAAAGATCAATAGAGAACAATTCTCCATAGTTTTTGGAAAAACCATCTAATTTATAACAATCAAAAGATTTTGGTAAACTTTTTCATGCCAGATGCTGTTTACAACGATGAACATGCCAATAAAACATTTGTTCATTCTGTTGTGttattttaatcattaaatGCTGTGTCTTTATTTCAAGAATTATGGAATTGTTTCATGGAAATACAGAGTTCcccaaggcagggctggaattgCAAGGCTGTGTGTTCGTGTGTATGTGCAGAGTGTTACAGGAACTGCTTTAtagcctggctgctgctcctcttcacATTCACACCAAATCTTTCTTCAACTCtcagtttccttttccagaaCTGAATTTCTCACCAGTGAAGGTTCCAAGTACGACTGGCAGATAAAtcctgctccagagggaaaGGGGTGTTGAGTAACAGAACCTTCAGTCCTTCCCTGCATGCTGGCCCACAGCAAGCTAAAAATGCTGAGGAATCTGGCAGCCTGAGAAGCAGGAATTGCACAGAGGCATCCCCTcatctttcctcctctgcctgccctgtgctgcctctggccAACATTCCTGAGGTTGGAAGTGGGGcaaagggagcagagagggaaatacCATCCCCTGGGAAGGGTACTTCATTAAGCTGCCATTTGCCACAGACAGAGACTGCTCAAGCAGCCTTAGAGCTTTTGGAAGAGAGCAAAATTACCTCTCAAATGATTGTGAATTTTCTTCCAACTCAGACATttggaaaggcagaaatgtAGAGATTCAATCTGGGGATGGCAGCACTAAGACCTTGGAATACTGTCCTTAAGAGGGCAGTATTTACAGACAGTTACTGCTCTCATGGATGTGTTTTAGAGCAGGACAAATTGTGGTGGCACTTAATTCCTTCTCTTTGCATAGATGGGGCTGTCTCTACAGCACAGTGATTTTATTGGGGGTCAAAAGGGAGGGTGTAGACTCTGTGAACTCAGAgacagtgtctgtgtgtgtgtgttggtgtGAGAGTGGGTTGTAGAATCCTTAAACCAAAACTCACACAGTTACAATGAAATACCCTCCCTATTTATAATGATAATGGCTACTAATTATTAATTCTGTTGCCCAGGGGATTTATTGAAAAGCCTTCATACAGCAGAAGTGGTGAAAGATGtgcaggctggcagcagtgtcttacacctgctcctgttcctggtGCTCTGCTGTTCCAAGGTAGACCTGAGCAGTAGGGATTATTTGGGGAGAAACACTGTGCAAAGTTACTTGGCTGGAACCTCACATCTTGTTTTACCATGTGCAACAACAGATGGTAAAATCTAAATGCCAGAAAACCTGACAGTGGAGGAGCTGTGCTAGCAAACTGGGGAGGTTGGGGGGTCAGACTTTGCTCTTAGCTTGCCATTGATTTTTTACACTGATGACCTTTCAAAGTGGTAAAAATAATCCCATCTTGTAACATGAAGTGTATTAAAAGCACAAACcaattctaaagaaaaaaattaaaattcctttaaaaattccttaaaacTTATGACTGCAGCAGTGTCAGAGTGGATGGTTCTTACCCTAGAGAAATAAAGCAACTCTGAACATCCGTACTCAAAGGTCACTTCTGCAGTTTCTGGTGATTGAAAATGATTTATGCCtgtgtgcattttttaatgagTACAAGTACTGAGAAGTTTATTTCTGACATCCAGGGGGAAGTACAAATGCAGCAGGGCACTCGTGGGGTTCCCCTGTGGCAGGAGCTTTGGTGCAGGCACTGAACAgactccagagcagctgggacacacaGCTTTGGTGCACAGAGAGAAGGATGCTCCTTGCAGACCTTGTTTATTGCACTTCTATCCAGCAGTGTGTGATCAGGGTTCAAACAAGCAAGacactaaacagaaaaaaaatctagaaacaACTACCTAGACTGGTGCTTGGGCTTTAGATTTCATCTCCCAAAACCAGCTCCTGAGCTGAGTCAGGCTCGGGCTTCCAACCTGCTTGGTCCTCCAGGCTTTCTAATTCTCTTCGCACTTGCTGAATGACACTGCTGTCCTCGTAATCAGAGAGGAGATCTTGGGGCATCAGGCTCAGAAAGGGCATCTCCTCCATGAGCAAGGGCTCTTCCCTCTCAGCGTGCTGGGTTCCATTGGCAGGTGGCTGACACACAGAGgtggtgctgtggctgtgggaaaAGGCACACTGGTCATGCAGGGCATGCTTTTGTGTCCTGCTGCCACTGAAATTCCCCATTCCCTCCCCACGTGAAAACGTGTCAAATGCACAATGATTCCACCCTGGCTGGCTTCACAAGCACCTGGTTCTTACAGGCTTGGCAGCTGGACACTTATAAATGTGCTTTCCACATACACAGATCCTAACAGCACTAAATGTCTGATCCTGGCAAATGAGAGAGCAGTGGCCCTCAAATAAACAGATAACAAAAAAATGCTACTTGAATCTTCAAgttcagagagaaaattctgGGCAGTTGAGCTGTATTCACACCCTGATtaattcctgtgtttctgtatcCTCATCTGAAATGTTCTTACTCCATCTGACATTTGCTGACTGAGCTTCCCTGAGGTTAATGGTGCATTAACAAAAATTCTGGTGTTGAAAGGATGGGATCAGCTCTGCTTGCTTCCTTAGCTGACGTTTATGAAGCAAAATGTTACCCAGTTCCTTTTCAAGCATGAAACAATGTAGAAAGAGTTGGacacagaagagagaaatacTAATCTGCATCTCCATCCCAGCTATGTTGAAGTTAACAAGGTGCTGGTAGTGTAGAGCAAACTTGGAGGATTTATTTCATAGAAAACGTGGGTTTTCTAAAAGTGCTTttagcaaaactgaaatgatCTCCCTTTCTGCCAGTGGAACTGCTGATGATGATGCAAAGAACTCGGTACCAGCTCATTTCTAGCTGTGTGCCAGCTCGGTACCAGCTCAGTGCCAGCTCAGTGCCAGCTCAGTTCCAGCTCAGTTCCAGCTCGGTTCCCACTCAGTTCCAGCTCAGTTCCAGCTCAGTTCCAGCTCGGTACCAGCTCAGTTCCAGCTCAGTTCCAGCTCAGTACCAGCTCAGTTCCAGCTCAGTGCCAGCTCAGTGCCAGCTCAGTTCCAGCTCGGTACCAGTTCGGTACCAGCTCGGTTCCAGCTCGGTTCCCACTCAGTTCCAGCTCAGTTCCAGCTCGGTTCCAGCTCAGTTCCAGCTCGGTACCAGCTCGGTTCCAGCTCGGTACCAGCTCGGTACCAGCTCAGTGCTCACCTCCGGGGCTGGCAGCTCGGTACCAGCTCGGTTCCAGCTCGGTTCCAGCTCAGTTCAGCTCGGTTCCAGCTCGGTACCAGCTCGGTACCAGCTCAGTGCTCACCTCCGGGGCTGGCAGCTCNGCTCACCTCCGGGGCTGGCAGCTCGGTTCCAGCTCGGTACCAGCTCGGTACCAGCTCAGTGCTCACCTCCGGGGCTGGCAGCTCAGTTCCAGCTCGGTACCAGCTCAGTGCTCACctctggggctggcagctcagtTCCAGCTCGGTACCAGCTCGGTTCCAGCTCAGTACCAGCTCGGTACCAGCTCAGTTCCAGCTCGGTACCAGCTCGGTACCAGCTCAGTTCCAGCTCGGTTCCAGCTCGGTACCAGCTCGGTACCAGCTCAGTTCCAGCTCGGTACCAGCTCGGTACCAGCTCAGTGCTCACCTCCGGGGCTGGCAGCTCAGGCCCCCTGCGCACGGACAGCGCTCCCGGACCCCGTCgggctccagctcccagctgatgAGGTTCAGGAGTCGGTCTGAAGGGTCGAGGCAGGGCTCCCCCTCCTCAGGCAGGGGCGTGCACACggggaacagcagctctgcaggaaaaggaaaaggcgTTTTGGGAGGAGTCCTGAGCTCCTAAACTGGGGTGAGCCCAGGGTTAATTCTGTGTGCGGGCACACAAACACAGGCTCCATCTCTCTCTACATCCCTCACATGGCAGCgagccacagccctgctttcTGCACTGGGTGGGAGTGAGACACTGGAAATTCATCCTTACTGGGCTGGACCAGCCCGACTCGGACCCTGCTGCcgaggcaggagagcagcaccacCCACCCCTCGGGGATCCCAAACCCCGCTGGTCCCGAGAAANNNNNNNNNNNNNNNNNNNNNNNNNNNNNNNNNNNNNNNNNNNNNNNNNNNNNNNNNNNNNNNNNNNNNNNNNNNNNNNNNNNNNNNNNNNNNNNNNNNNNNNNNNNNNNNNNNNNNNNNNNNNNNNNNNNNNNNNNNNNNNNNNNNNNNNNNNNNNNNNNNNNNNNNNNNNNNNNNNNNNNNNNNNNNNNNNNNNNNNNNNNNNNNNNNNNNNNNNNNNNNNNNNNNNNNNNNNNNNNNNNNNNNNNNNNNNNNNNNNNNNNNNNNNNNNNNNNNNNNNNNNNNNNNNNNNNNNNNNNNNNNNNNNNNNNNNNNNNNNNNNNNNNNNNNNNNNNNNNNNNNNNNNNNNNNNNNNNNNNNNNNNNNNNNNNNNNNNNNNNNNNNNNNNNNNNNNNNNNNNNNNNNNNNNNNNNNNNNNNNNNNNNNNNNNNNNNNNNNNNNNNNNNNNNNNNNNNNNNNNNNNNNNNNNNNNNNNNNNNNNNNNNNNNNNNNNNNNNNNNNNNNNNNNNNNNNNNNNNNNNNNNNNNNNNNNNNNNNNNNNNNNNNNNNNNNNNNNNNNNNNNNNNNNNNNNNNNNNNNNNNNNNNNNNNNNNNNNNNNNNNNNNNNNNNNNNNNNNNNNNNNNNNNNNNNNNNNNNNNNNNNNNNNNNNNNNNNNNNNNNNNNNNNNNNNNNNNNNNNNNNNNNNNNNNNNNNNNNNNGGGCTGCAGTCCTGCTGTCTCTCACAGATGGTGCCGTTCTCTCCCCTGCTCGCGGTGCTGCTGCAGCGGCCCCACCGGCACAGCTGCTCCCCGCAGCACTCGGCATCCCGAGAGCAGCGCTGCGGGAAAAACCTGCTCAGAAAGGGGCTCCGGAGGGCTCCGGGCGGCTCCCGCAGCCCCAGGGACCCAAATGACCCCGGAGCAGAGATCCGGCACAACTGCCCGTTCTCTGGGCTGAGCACACCCGGAGCTAcgggcacagggacagagcagcagagcccatcTATCCCTGTCCTGGACACCCCTCAAACCCTGTCCTGGACACCCCTCAAACCTTGCACTGGGTACCCCTcaaaccctgccctgccctggacactgctccatccagccctgccctgggtaCCCCTCAAACCCTGCCCTGGACACCCCTCAAACCCTGCCCTGGACACCCCTCAAACCCTGCCCTGGACACCCCTCAAACCCTGCTCTGGGTACCCATCCAACTCTGCCCTGGGTACCCCTCAAACTCTGCCCTGTCCTGGGTACCCCTcaaaccctgccctgccctgggcactgctccatccagccctgctgcagcttcactgggaattccagcctggcctctccccaccctcccagggggcaattcctgcccaatatccccTCTAACCCTCCTCTCCCCccatttaaagccatttccccttatcctgtcactccaggcttGCAGAatgtccctccccagctctcctgcagccccctcaGCACTGAAATGCTGCTCCAAGCTCTCCCTGGGGCCCTCTCTTCTGCAATcagggaaacagaaattaataacTGAAACGTCATCAACAGAGGACATTACTGATCTTTTCCATTGACAAACGCAGGCAGGAATTTACAATTTGTTCAGgagatttgttttcaaagagcaaagcaacaaaaaaaaaaaataaagtctgactaaaatccattttttagTTGTAATTAGAACCAGACCCCGTTGGTAACCAAGAACCTTTGAGAAAAtctctctgaaaaacaaatctctTTGCAAATCAGAAATGCTAAAGGTCACTTTGTACAACAATTGTCTCAGTGTTCCAACTACACACGCCTCAGAAATCAACCCAATAAAAGCCATGTGTGTCACTTGGCTCCCTTTTTTTGGTAGTTTGATTAACAATGTTAAGGAGTCGTAGCAGAGCAGCctctcagcagcttttccctgtctGGGCAGCCACACAAACTCTGGATTTCCttcccagcagatcccacagGCAGTGTTTAACACGGGGAGAGGGGCAGGACTacactggcactgctgggagctgccaatTCAGGGGAAATGCTGTGTGACTGGGCAGGTTCCAGCTCGGGGAATTGACCCCACACAAGAGCAGCCAGGACCCAGATTGCACTTTCCTGCTCCTACAGGTgttctgctgggagctgcagggaaaggtgGAGGGGGAAGGTGTTGGGCAGCCCCAGGCCCGGGTTTTAATTACCCCACGCtaagaagaaagtatttttaccCTGGTGCAGAAagttttgcagtttcttttctgtcaatTTTGTCTCGTTGCCATTAGCAGTACCTTGCAGAGCTCGTGAAGATCCCCTGGAATCCCCCTCGCCCAGGACTTACCGTGTGCTGGGGCTTGCAGAGCTGACATCGGTACTCCGAGGGGGAGAAGAGGCAGAACTTCCCTGCCTCGCAGTCCTCGTCAATGATGCACTCCtggggaaaggagcagagcGAGCTTGGCCaaactcctgctgctccttgagACCCCAGGGGCTCTTCACTGCTCCCATTTCTTACTTGGgaaccagcacagccagctccaggggctgcacagctctgcagcagagtgCTGATC
This sequence is a window from Parus major isolate Abel chromosome 5, Parus_major1.1, whole genome shotgun sequence. Protein-coding genes within it:
- the DKK3 gene encoding dickkopf-related protein 3, with the translated sequence MHFPAAQAALLLLLLPGSLPAPGAGRAASLGEMLREVEALMEDTQHKLRNAVQEMEAEEEGAKKLSEVRFEDLPPNYHNESSTETRVGNRTVQTHQEIDKVTDNKTGSTVFSETVITSIRDGENKRNHECIIDEDCEAGKFCLFSPSEYRCQLCKPQHTRCSRDAECCGEQLCRWGRCSSTASRGENGTICERQQDCSPXTPFPFPAELLFPVCTPLPEEGEPCLDPSDRLLNLISWELEPDGVRERCPCAGGLSCQPRSHSTTSVCQPPANGTQHAEREEPLLMEEMPFLSLMPQDLLSDYEDSSVIQQVRRELESLEDQAGWKPEPDSAQELVLGDEI